Proteins co-encoded in one Aerococcaceae bacterium DSM 111021 genomic window:
- a CDS encoding glyoxalase/bleomycin resistance/extradiol dioxygenase family protein — MKAIPYFNFPNTKEVLAFYEKIGAKNIRILLASDEMFADMPPEMAPKDPDEFVMNAEFELFGNTIYASDSWDRRDVDHSGSNISFVFTLSNDNEVQVVKDFFDKAIENGFTVEMPLEASEWTELFGMLKDPFGLSWMFSGE; from the coding sequence ATGAAGGCAATACCATATTTTAATTTCCCTAACACTAAGGAAGTTTTAGCTTTTTATGAAAAAATAGGAGCAAAAAATATCCGCATATTACTAGCATCAGATGAGATGTTTGCTGATATGCCACCCGAGATGGCTCCAAAAGACCCTGATGAGTTTGTGATGAATGCTGAATTTGAACTTTTTGGCAATACTATCTACGCTTCTGATTCATGGGATAGGCGTGATGTTGATCACAGTGGTAGTAATATTAGTTTTGTTTTTACTTTAAGTAATGATAATGAAGTTCAAGTAGTAAAAGATTTTTTCGATAAAGCCATAGAAAATGGTTTTACGGTTGAAATGCCATTAGAAGCTTCTGAATGGACCGAACTGTTTGGTATGTTAAAAGATCCATTTGGTTTATCTTGGATGTTCAGTGGGGAATAA
- a CDS encoding metal-dependent hydrolase, producing the protein MKAAFHGHAVVSLETDKGIKILIDPFITDNSLTDLDANTVEADVILLTHGHSDHIGDTLEIAKRTGAVVISTVEVVNYLGSLGLEKLHGMQPGGAHEFDFGRVKMTPAIHGSSIEMDGKPFTLGLAAGLLITADEQTVYHVGDTALYSDMKLIGELNDIDLAFIPIGDNFTMGPDDAAIAAKWLKAKKVVPIHYNTFPLINQDPIIFIDKLDANIGLIPVIGETIDF; encoded by the coding sequence ATGAAAGCAGCATTTCATGGACATGCAGTAGTGAGTTTAGAAACTGACAAGGGAATAAAAATTTTAATTGATCCTTTTATCACTGATAATAGCTTGACAGATTTAGATGCAAACACTGTTGAAGCAGATGTCATTCTTCTGACACATGGACACTCGGATCATATTGGAGATACGCTAGAAATAGCTAAACGAACAGGAGCTGTCGTAATTTCAACAGTTGAAGTTGTGAATTACCTAGGTTCACTCGGGTTAGAAAAATTACATGGTATGCAACCAGGTGGGGCACACGAATTTGATTTTGGTCGGGTAAAAATGACCCCTGCTATTCATGGATCATCCATAGAAATGGATGGTAAGCCATTCACATTAGGATTGGCAGCAGGATTATTAATTACTGCAGATGAGCAAACTGTTTACCATGTTGGAGACACAGCTTTATATTCTGACATGAAGTTAATTGGCGAACTCAATGATATTGATTTAGCTTTTATCCCAATAGGCGATAACTTTACGATGGGACCAGATGACGCAGCTATCGCTGCTAAATGGTTGAAAGCTAAAAAAGTTGTGCCTATACACTACAACACGTTTCCATTAATTAATCAGGACCCGATTATTTTCATTGATAAACTAGATGCTAATATCGGATTAATCCCAGTGATCGGGGAAACAATTGACTTTTAA
- a CDS encoding OsmC family protein yields MAEKVTHAKVIDKYVVESSIEGFTYTMDFTERTPDIISQGTSPTGMLLVSLSGCHLMTAVSYLNMKKIDFSVLKAHVEGDFIDEKPEWRLNANVVIETDAKLDDDQLSGINRFIHRHCKVSSILSKGNIINLTFKLV; encoded by the coding sequence ATGGCAGAAAAAGTGACTCATGCAAAAGTAATAGATAAATATGTTGTGGAATCAAGTATAGAAGGATTTACATATACAATGGATTTTACCGAACGAACTCCCGATATAATTAGTCAAGGAACCTCACCAACTGGTATGCTCCTAGTTTCATTATCTGGCTGCCATTTAATGACGGCTGTCTCGTATTTAAACATGAAAAAAATTGATTTTTCTGTTTTGAAAGCACATGTTGAGGGTGATTTTATCGATGAGAAACCGGAATGGCGACTAAATGCAAATGTTGTTATAGAGACGGATGCTAAATTAGACGACGATCAATTATCCGGAATTAATCGTTTTATTCATCGTCACTGCAAAGTATCTAGTATATTAAGTAAAGGGAATATCATAAACTTAACGTTTAAATTAGTATAG
- a CDS encoding RluA family pseudouridine synthase, with protein MKVPILYEDNHLMVVEKPVNIPVQEDTSKDLDLFNYLKKFIKVRDNKPGNVYLGLIHRLDRPVGGAMVFAKTSKAASRLSNTLRKHELNRYYLATVMGKLPKKEDKITHYLWKDRKINQVYAVDRNHPEAKKAELSYEVLDYKEGMSLVRVQLHTGRSHQIRVQFQALGTPLYGDQKYGDKRIKPNTQIALWANEIEIPHPTLKEVIKATSNPPRIEPWNLFLNN; from the coding sequence ATGAAGGTTCCAATATTGTATGAAGACAACCATTTAATGGTTGTAGAAAAGCCAGTAAATATACCTGTACAAGAGGATACAAGTAAAGATCTTGATTTATTTAATTACTTAAAAAAGTTTATAAAGGTAAGAGATAACAAGCCGGGCAATGTTTATTTAGGTTTAATTCACCGACTGGATAGACCTGTAGGCGGTGCAATGGTCTTTGCTAAAACGTCGAAAGCAGCTTCGCGACTCTCTAATACTTTAAGAAAGCATGAATTGAATCGATATTATCTAGCTACAGTTATGGGTAAATTACCAAAAAAAGAAGATAAAATCACTCATTATTTATGGAAAGATCGTAAGATTAATCAAGTATATGCTGTTGACCGGAATCACCCTGAAGCTAAAAAAGCAGAGCTTAGCTATGAAGTATTGGACTATAAAGAGGGTATGTCACTTGTTCGTGTACAATTACATACGGGACGCTCGCATCAAATACGTGTCCAGTTTCAAGCATTGGGAACACCATTATATGGTGACCAAAAGTATGGCGACAAGAGGATTAAGCCGAACACACAAATCGCTTTGTGGGCGAATGAAATAGAAATTCCTCATCCAACTTTAAAAGAAGTTATAAAAGCGACATCAAATCCACCTCGTATAGAACCGTGGAATTTATTTTTAAATAATTAA
- a CDS encoding MBL fold metallo-hydrolase has translation MELFEIEPISDEIIRIKMPYVCSYIIKGHDRAVLIDTGFGYGDLKKIVDNILDIPYDVICSHGHPDHAGGNMQFDLVYLPEDDFELVKYGTQVETRHKIMNSVMRRHGKSFPKENFIPYEAVNYVSYNESNVFDLGGITIKPIHLPGHTKGIMGFIIPELEVAMLGDACANPTLLNLDSSAPVKEYRDALIKLSKLKYTFNEVLIQHNAFSEPISVINDNLYWAEQILLNKDDRLALRLSGKESYVARNKNTQHLTGNSGNIIYTSDSL, from the coding sequence ATGGAATTATTTGAAATTGAACCCATTAGTGATGAGATTATTCGAATAAAAATGCCCTATGTTTGTTCGTATATCATCAAAGGACATGATCGAGCAGTCTTGATCGATACTGGCTTTGGCTATGGTGATTTAAAAAAGATTGTAGATAATATTCTTGATATTCCGTATGATGTCATTTGCAGCCATGGACATCCTGACCATGCTGGGGGGAATATGCAATTCGATTTGGTCTATCTTCCAGAAGATGATTTTGAACTCGTCAAATACGGAACACAAGTTGAGACTAGACACAAAATCATGAACAGCGTGATGCGTCGGCATGGTAAATCTTTTCCTAAAGAAAATTTTATCCCATATGAAGCTGTAAATTATGTTAGTTATAATGAATCGAATGTATTTGACTTAGGTGGAATAACCATTAAACCTATTCACCTTCCAGGTCATACTAAAGGTATTATGGGCTTTATCATACCAGAATTAGAGGTGGCTATGTTAGGTGATGCATGTGCTAATCCGACTTTGCTAAACCTTGATTCTAGTGCTCCTGTTAAAGAGTACCGTGATGCATTAATAAAACTGAGTAAGTTAAAGTACACTTTTAATGAAGTGTTAATTCAACATAATGCTTTTTCAGAACCCATTTCAGTTATTAACGATAACTTATATTGGGCAGAACAAATTTTATTAAATAAAGATGATCGGCTTGCTCTTAGACTTTCAGGAAAAGAGTCATACGTTGCGAGAAATAAAAATACGCAACATTTAACTGGAAATTCTGGAAATATTATATATACTTCTGACAGTTTATAA
- a CDS encoding Spx/MgsR family RNA polymerase-binding regulatory protein: MLTIYGLSHCTTTKKAKKYLEEKNLKIDDIIDIRENPPSDIIIKAAINQADGNARKIMNTSGSLYRELGLKDKLDSMNESDIVELLKNNGMLIKRPLITDGDTITTGARETKLNQVWLENH; this comes from the coding sequence ATGTTAACAATTTATGGATTAAGTCATTGTACAACAACGAAAAAAGCAAAAAAATATTTAGAAGAAAAAAATTTAAAGATTGATGATATTATCGATATCCGTGAGAATCCACCAAGCGATATCATTATTAAAGCAGCAATCAATCAAGCTGATGGAAATGCCCGTAAAATTATGAATACATCTGGAAGTTTATACCGTGAATTGGGTTTAAAGGATAAACTTGATAGCATGAATGAATCAGATATAGTTGAATTACTAAAAAATAACGGCATGCTAATTAAACGACCACTAATTACAGATGGTGATACTATTACAACAGGTGCAAGAGAAACGAAATTAAACCAAGTGTGGTTAGAGAACCACTAA